A DNA window from Mya arenaria isolate MELC-2E11 chromosome 17, ASM2691426v1 contains the following coding sequences:
- the LOC128223203 gene encoding uncharacterized protein LOC128223203: protein MTNVFTRKYHRPRTTTRVDFRDFKGVRSRPELRVLSPTRRGNPHPVGLNHQNIPSTSSYLIWNPDLDRKSQRYPSMVHHIGLVNFSCKHQEKYDYVKKPGILPNIRFTENTIKRESYVDPSRFPELAPHYSATRVSHRPDTKPVRGIVPNLVVAEYVPIQY, encoded by the exons ATGACGAACGTTTTCACCCGGAAGTACCACCGTCCAAGGACGACTACTCGGGTCGACTTCCGCGATTTTAAGGGCGTGCGGAGCAGGCCAGAGTTGCGGGTCCTGTCGCCTACGCGCCGAGGGAATCCACATCCGGTCGGTCTCAACCATCAGAATATCCCCAGCACCTCG TCATACCTAATTTGGAACCCAGATTTAGACCGGAAGTCACAGCGATACCCATCTATGGTGCACCATATAG GTCTTGTGAATTTTTCCTGCAAGCACCAAGAAAAATACGACTACGTCAAGAAACCTGGCATATTACCAAACATCCGGTTTACGGAAAATACGATTAAGCGCGAGAGTTACGTCGACCCGTCACGCTTCCCTGAGTTGGCGCCACATTATAGCGCGACTCGCGTCAGCCACAGGCCAGATACGAAACCTGTTAGAGGGATAG TTCCTAATCTGGTTGTCGCAGAATACGTTCCAATTCAGTATtag